A genome region from Candidatus Paceibacterota bacterium includes the following:
- a CDS encoding 3'-5' exonuclease, whose protein sequence is MILCSLDFETTGTEPLRDEPTEFGGVLYSTKQHRCLDSLGVLLKTEVPISSEITEKTGITKQALNRFGYVPSEILPTIVEMIESADAVIGYNCRRFDQKVLIEWAKRENVEIPNKPWIDLYYDLPYNVPVGKLSHVMADHGFLNYFPHSALSDAMGVLLIASKYDSNLLLQRSQSPTVIIRSLVDRSQNDLVKQAKFRWNPSFKIWWKAVKEQDIEEFTKSLPFKTELSNLTQEELE, encoded by the coding sequence ATGATATTGTGTTCATTGGATTTTGAGACGACTGGAACGGAGCCTTTGAGAGACGAACCAACGGAATTTGGAGGCGTATTATATAGTACTAAACAACATAGGTGTTTAGATAGTTTAGGCGTACTACTTAAAACAGAGGTGCCGATTTCATCAGAGATTACGGAGAAGACGGGAATCACAAAACAGGCATTGAATAGGTTCGGATACGTTCCAAGTGAGATTCTTCCAACAATAGTAGAAATGATAGAATCGGCAGACGCGGTTATTGGATATAACTGCCGAAGATTCGACCAAAAAGTTCTTATTGAATGGGCAAAACGAGAAAATGTAGAAATCCCAAACAAACCTTGGATTGATTTGTATTATGATTTACCGTATAATGTACCCGTGGGTAAGCTTAGTCACGTCATGGCCGACCACGGTTTTCTTAATTATTTTCCTCACAGCGCGTTATCCGATGCTATGGGGGTACTTTTGATAGCAAGTAAGTACGATTCTAATTTATTGCTGCAACGGTCGCAATCACCAACGGTAATTATTAGGAGTTTAGTGGATAGAAGTCAAAACGACCTAGTAAAACAGGCAAAATTCAGGTGGAATCCATCATTTAAGATTTGGTGGAAGGCCGTTAAGGAACAGGATATAGAAGAGTTTACAAAATCTTTGCCATTCAAAACAGAATTGAGCAATTTGACACAGGAGGAACTAGAATAG
- a CDS encoding co-chaperone GroES codes for MKIRPIQDRIIVCREEIQEKSGDVYLPDEAKEKPAEGIVIAVGPGRFLANGEFVPTSVKVGERVLFGKYSGAEVRVGLVDLTVLREEDIFFVKEKENNE; via the coding sequence TTGAAGATTCGACCGATACAAGATAGGATTATCGTGTGTCGGGAGGAAATTCAAGAAAAAAGCGGCGATGTTTATCTGCCCGATGAGGCGAAAGAAAAGCCAGCCGAAGGAATCGTAATTGCGGTAGGACCCGGACGATTTCTTGCAAATGGGGAGTTTGTCCCCACCAGCGTAAAAGTTGGAGAACGAGTCCTGTTCGGAAAATATTCAGGAGCGGAAGTAAGAGTTGGATTGGTTGATTTAACCGTCCTGAGAGAAGAAGATATATTTTTTGTAAAGGAGAAAGAAAACAATGAGTGA
- the thyX gene encoding FAD-dependent thymidylate synthase, which translates to MKIIEPNFYLLNPYSGEKLTPEDGIKLLWHIESMARISHRSESKQTPESWRRFIEAVVISHGDWSVTEHASVTAVIRTDRGVTHELVRHRLFSFTQESTRFVRYGEIEFIRPVELNQTTEVAWLRSVQQAEENYFDMLEWGAKPQTARAVLPNSMAATIAVTGNLRNWRNFFLMRTSKETHPDFRRISISMLEEFKRIIPILYDDIVPEQRQIDNLRKGK; encoded by the coding sequence ATGAAGATTATAGAGCCTAATTTTTATCTACTTAATCCATATAGCGGGGAAAAATTAACTCCAGAAGACGGCATAAAATTGCTTTGGCACATAGAATCAATGGCTAGAATAAGTCATAGAAGCGAAAGTAAGCAAACACCGGAGTCTTGGCGCAGGTTCATTGAGGCTGTTGTAATAAGTCACGGGGATTGGTCTGTTACAGAACACGCATCTGTGACGGCGGTTATTAGGACAGATAGGGGAGTTACACACGAGTTAGTTCGCCATAGGCTATTTTCTTTTACACAAGAAAGTACTAGATTCGTTCGTTATGGCGAAATTGAATTTATTCGTCCCGTTGAATTGAATCAAACCACAGAAGTAGCTTGGCTTCGTTCTGTACAACAAGCGGAAGAAAATTATTTTGATATGCTTGAATGGGGGGCGAAACCGCAAACGGCTCGTGCCGTATTGCCTAATTCGATGGCCGCAACAATTGCCGTAACAGGAAATTTGAGGAATTGGAGAAATTTTTTCTTGATGAGGACTTCCAAAGAAACGCATCCTGATTTTAGAAGAATATCCATATCAATGTTAGAGGAATTCAAGCGAATCATTCCGATATTGTATGACGATATTGTGCCAGAACAAAGACAGATAGACAATTTAAGGAAAGGGAAATAA
- a CDS encoding bifunctional DNA primase/polymerase, which produces MHHGETQNKKMGLLKEIAAPLISRGVPVIPLRPKTKVAFLSNWQDLATTDEKIIEEWDRQDENYNAACVAFAKIGGVWFLEIDQAGFAKKIEEQTGQKIPPTFAVRSSPGRGHFYFRQTPASIRLGNVQGKDASGKECWSARVDNRYVVAPGSYHPTSGGRYEILRDSEILEAPNWLVEWCAKSSKEEKIKVAADSDEIFFEGNRNVALTSILGKARQTLKMGYDELFAYGMAVNQRKCRPPLSEQEVRTIANSISKYVIKESGSLVFPPVSVSETEPLEIPRIPYPMFPRWAMEGTSIYEGFVKPICDANSRYPEFMFIPAMVIVLNYLALKVRVEDKQIIPSFYTINIGRKGRVIKSSSVLDAIDYLQSAGIVEHGGAATRNASGKSLIWTPGSPEGLGLEMSRTNNRNAVMFYDELSNLTNKASIESSTLVSSLLTMYESGKFSNTIKSRRESYSFEPRTYCASLIACTTDKNFHSLWSKMSAGSSGLDERFFFLYQPEILVDLTPYKFVNTVQAAQKTRQLIERAVQKGLYKIVDDTLFEMNINRLGNRVENRAEKMSLFFAVDLGKDEIDESCMERALAIANYELAVKKYLAAFESTTKEGALQGEIIQILQRNGGKLNLRDLERALRPLKHGTYLWDRVYKGLLNAGWICESGSGVKGDPKQVILMRIPPEEDE; this is translated from the coding sequence TTGCATCACGGAGAAACCCAAAATAAAAAGATGGGACTATTAAAAGAAATTGCGGCTCCTCTCATTTCGCGTGGTGTCCCTGTAATCCCTCTGCGGCCCAAAACAAAAGTAGCTTTTCTGTCTAATTGGCAAGACTTGGCTACGACCGACGAAAAAATAATAGAGGAATGGGACCGTCAAGACGAAAATTACAATGCAGCGTGTGTTGCATTTGCTAAGATAGGAGGAGTGTGGTTCCTCGAAATAGACCAAGCAGGATTTGCCAAAAAAATCGAAGAACAAACAGGACAAAAGATACCTCCTACTTTTGCTGTTCGTAGCTCTCCCGGAAGAGGCCATTTTTATTTTCGGCAGACTCCTGCCAGCATACGACTAGGAAACGTCCAAGGAAAGGACGCTTCAGGAAAAGAATGTTGGTCAGCCAGAGTTGATAATCGTTATGTTGTAGCGCCGGGAAGCTATCATCCCACGTCGGGCGGACGTTATGAGATATTGCGAGACTCAGAGATATTAGAAGCCCCAAATTGGCTAGTAGAATGGTGCGCGAAATCTAGCAAAGAAGAAAAAATTAAAGTTGCCGCCGACAGCGACGAGATTTTTTTTGAGGGAAACCGAAATGTGGCATTAACTAGTATTCTGGGAAAAGCCAGACAAACCCTGAAAATGGGCTACGATGAGTTGTTTGCTTACGGAATGGCCGTAAATCAGCGTAAGTGTCGGCCTCCTCTATCAGAACAAGAAGTTAGGACAATAGCGAATTCCATAAGTAAATATGTTATAAAAGAATCGGGAAGTCTTGTTTTTCCTCCTGTTTCTGTGTCGGAGACGGAGCCTTTAGAGATACCTAGAATTCCATACCCAATGTTTCCGAGATGGGCTATGGAAGGCACTAGTATTTACGAGGGTTTTGTCAAGCCAATTTGTGATGCTAACAGCAGGTATCCAGAATTTATGTTTATTCCTGCTATGGTTATAGTATTAAATTATTTGGCTCTCAAGGTCAGAGTTGAAGACAAACAAATAATACCCAGTTTCTATACAATTAACATAGGAAGAAAAGGCCGAGTCATAAAGTCTAGCAGCGTATTGGACGCGATAGACTATTTACAGTCGGCTGGAATTGTGGAGCACGGCGGCGCAGCGACTAGGAACGCTTCCGGTAAATCTTTAATTTGGACTCCTGGCTCTCCTGAAGGTTTGGGGTTGGAGATGTCTAGAACAAATAATAGAAATGCTGTAATGTTCTACGATGAATTGAGTAATCTAACGAATAAAGCCAGTATTGAAAGCAGCACTCTAGTTTCTAGTCTTCTTACTATGTATGAATCGGGTAAATTTTCCAATACCATTAAAAGTCGTAGAGAGAGTTACAGCTTCGAGCCTAGAACATACTGTGCATCGTTGATTGCCTGTACCACCGATAAAAATTTTCATTCTTTGTGGTCAAAAATGTCGGCGGGAAGCAGCGGATTAGATGAGCGGTTTTTCTTTCTATATCAACCTGAAATTTTGGTTGATTTAACTCCATATAAGTTTGTTAATACCGTACAGGCCGCGCAAAAGACGCGGCAGCTAATTGAAAGGGCTGTGCAGAAAGGATTGTATAAGATTGTTGACGATACTTTGTTTGAAATGAATATCAATCGTTTGGGAAATCGCGTTGAGAATCGAGCAGAGAAAATGTCCCTATTTTTTGCTGTGGACTTAGGAAAAGACGAAATAGACGAAAGCTGCATGGAGCGGGCATTGGCTATAGCTAACTATGAGTTGGCAGTTAAGAAATATTTGGCTGCTTTTGAAAGTACCACCAAAGAAGGCGCGTTGCAGGGTGAAATCATTCAGATTTTGCAGCGCAACGGCGGAAAGCTTAATTTGCGTGATTTGGAGAGGGCTTTACGACCTTTGAAGCACGGCACATATTTATGGGACCGAGTTTATAAAGGGCTGCTCAATGCAGGATGGATTTGTGAATCTGGTTCAGGCGTAAAAGGCGACCCGAAACAGGTTATATTGATGAGAATACCTCCAGAGGAAGACGAATGA